The Thermoclostridium stercorarium subsp. stercorarium DSM 8532 genome contains a region encoding:
- the dxs gene encoding 1-deoxy-D-xylulose-5-phosphate synthase → MDGKICLCSAGVLQNINGPEDLKNLKMCCLQTLAGEIRSFLIEKISQTGGHIASNLGVVELTIVLHTVFQSPRDKIIWDVGHQTYVHKILTGRRDQLATIRQMGGISGFPKITESEHDCFNTGHSSTSISAALGMARARDLMGDNYNVIAVIGDGALTGGMAFEALNDAGNSKTNLIVVLNDNEMSISKNVGALSRYLSRIRTEPIYYKVRTDFQTLVDNIPAIGKSARKVLHKVKGSLKYLLLPGVFFEELGFHYYGPLDGHNISEMYRVFQRVKNLKEPVLIHVCTKKGRGYSPAEEKPQKYHGVSPFDVETGKVLSESNGSFSKVFGKKLVELAEKHKEIVAITAAMPEGTGLSLFSEKFPKRFFDVGIAEQHAVTMAAGLAIRGLRPVVAVYSSFLQRAYDQIIHDVSLMNLNVIFAVDRAGIVGDDGETHQGIYDIALFSTLPNITIMSPADYDELEKMLEFAVEDGKGPIAIRYPRGQGKRNLAPDIPIEFGKAVKIMDGGDITIAVTGHMLEIAVEAAKELEKYGIHSDVLYYRFIKPFDTGLLCKSLKKTCLLMTVEDHIKSGGFGSIALFKLNEAGMNIPVEVAAFPDIPIEHGKRELLYHKYGLDSKSLAERVLKRLKSRGDM, encoded by the coding sequence TTGGACGGAAAAATTTGTTTGTGTTCGGCGGGAGTCCTTCAGAACATAAACGGGCCTGAAGATTTGAAGAACCTGAAAATGTGCTGCCTTCAAACCCTTGCCGGGGAAATAAGGAGTTTTTTAATCGAAAAAATATCCCAGACGGGTGGGCATATTGCTTCAAACCTTGGCGTGGTTGAACTGACCATTGTTTTACATACCGTTTTCCAGTCGCCGAGGGATAAAATAATATGGGATGTAGGCCATCAGACCTATGTGCATAAGATATTGACCGGAAGAAGGGATCAACTTGCTACCATCAGACAGATGGGCGGCATTTCGGGTTTTCCAAAAATAACCGAGAGTGAGCATGACTGTTTTAATACCGGTCACAGTTCAACGTCCATATCGGCGGCTCTTGGTATGGCCAGGGCAAGGGATCTGATGGGGGATAATTACAATGTCATTGCGGTAATCGGCGACGGGGCGCTGACAGGAGGCATGGCCTTTGAAGCGCTGAACGACGCCGGAAACAGTAAAACAAACCTAATTGTTGTTCTGAACGACAATGAAATGTCCATATCAAAAAACGTCGGGGCTTTGTCGCGTTACCTCAGCCGAATACGGACAGAACCCATTTACTATAAGGTGAGAACCGATTTCCAGACCCTGGTAGATAACATACCCGCTATTGGTAAATCGGCCAGAAAGGTTTTGCATAAGGTAAAAGGTTCTTTGAAATATTTGTTACTTCCGGGTGTCTTCTTTGAAGAACTGGGGTTTCATTATTACGGACCGCTGGACGGACATAATATATCGGAAATGTACAGGGTTTTCCAGAGAGTCAAAAACCTGAAGGAACCAGTTCTTATACATGTTTGCACCAAAAAAGGCAGAGGTTATTCCCCTGCTGAGGAGAAACCGCAGAAGTACCACGGCGTTTCGCCGTTCGACGTGGAAACGGGCAAGGTGTTGTCTGAAAGCAACGGAAGTTTTTCCAAAGTTTTCGGCAAAAAACTTGTGGAACTGGCCGAAAAGCATAAAGAAATTGTGGCTATAACGGCTGCAATGCCTGAAGGAACAGGGCTTAGTCTTTTCAGTGAGAAATTCCCGAAACGCTTTTTTGACGTGGGGATTGCCGAACAGCATGCCGTCACAATGGCCGCGGGGCTGGCCATCAGAGGACTGAGACCCGTTGTGGCAGTTTATTCATCTTTTCTGCAAAGGGCTTATGACCAGATTATACACGATGTTTCACTGATGAATCTTAATGTTATTTTTGCCGTTGACCGGGCGGGAATTGTGGGTGACGACGGGGAAACCCATCAGGGTATATATGATATAGCGCTGTTTTCAACACTGCCGAATATAACCATAATGTCACCCGCCGATTATGACGAACTGGAGAAAATGCTCGAGTTTGCGGTGGAGGATGGAAAAGGGCCGATTGCGATCAGATATCCGAGAGGGCAGGGGAAGAGAAATCTGGCGCCCGACATTCCTATAGAGTTTGGAAAGGCCGTCAAGATTATGGACGGAGGAGACATTACCATCGCAGTCACCGGGCATATGCTGGAGATAGCCGTTGAGGCGGCAAAGGAACTTGAAAAATACGGAATACACAGTGATGTTTTGTACTATCGTTTTATAAAACCTTTTGATACCGGGTTGCTGTGTAAATCGCTAAAGAAAACCTGTCTGCTTATGACGGTTGAGGACCATATAAAAAGCGGAGGTTTTGGGAGCATAGCCCTGTTTAAACTTAACGAAGCGGGAATGAACATCCCCGTTGAAGTGGCTGCGTTCCCGGACATACCGATAGAACACGGAAAGAGGGAACTTTTGTATCATAAGTATGGCCTTGATTCCAAAAGTCTGGCGGAAAGGGTTCTTAAAAGGCTGAAGAGCAGAGGAGATATGTAA
- a CDS encoding divergent PAP2 family protein, with the protein MLKFFTDVLSNRAITTPVLTWFLAQSIKFFHNYVKTRKLDFRKLIGSGGMPSSHTAFTVSLATILGIHNGFTSDIFALAVVFSLVVMADAAGVRRAAGKQAEVLNKLVNSHENIQLDKQLKELLGHTPIEVVAGAALGIITGIILN; encoded by the coding sequence ATGCTGAAATTTTTCACCGATGTTCTGAGTAACAGAGCCATTACCACACCTGTACTGACTTGGTTTTTGGCCCAGAGCATTAAATTTTTTCATAATTATGTTAAAACCCGAAAGCTTGATTTCAGAAAATTGATAGGCTCAGGCGGAATGCCGAGCTCTCATACCGCTTTTACTGTGTCGCTGGCAACCATACTGGGCATACATAACGGGTTTACGTCGGATATTTTTGCACTGGCGGTTGTTTTTTCACTTGTCGTTATGGCCGACGCAGCCGGGGTAAGAAGGGCGGCGGGCAAGCAGGCCGAAGTTCTGAACAAGCTTGTAAATTCCCATGAGAACATACAGCTTGATAAACAGTTAAAGGAACTTTTGGGGCACACCCCTATCGAGGTAGTTGCCGGAGCGGCATTGGGAATTATAACCGGCATAATTTTAAATTAG
- a CDS encoding polyprenyl synthetase family protein, which translates to MNFKEEMRNLTTLVDDYLVKYFDRLNREVPEKRLVESMSYSVMAGGKRIRPVLMLAVTKMLSGDPQEVMPFAAAIEMIHTYSLIHDDLPAMDNDDYRRGKLTNHKVFGEAMAILAGDALLNEAFSLLFEASANAGDKMEHWVKASCIIARAAGRDGMIAGQVIDMESEGTQVSATKLKTMHRKKTGALITASVIVPAVFLGLSEDKIKALTEYAENIGIAFQIRDDILDVEGTIEELGKPVGSDERNRKTTYVSLYGLDGAKEMLREVTRKAVESLDVFGERAWFLKEIAYYIAERRN; encoded by the coding sequence ATGAATTTTAAGGAAGAAATGAGGAATTTAACCACGCTGGTTGATGATTATTTGGTTAAGTATTTTGACAGACTGAATAGAGAAGTGCCCGAAAAAAGGCTTGTAGAATCCATGAGCTACAGTGTAATGGCGGGTGGAAAAAGAATAAGGCCTGTTTTAATGCTGGCCGTGACAAAAATGTTGTCCGGGGATCCTCAGGAAGTGATGCCTTTTGCCGCGGCCATTGAAATGATTCATACTTATTCGCTTATACATGATGACTTGCCTGCAATGGACAACGATGACTACCGCCGCGGAAAATTAACAAATCATAAGGTGTTCGGCGAGGCCATGGCAATTCTTGCCGGTGATGCATTGCTGAATGAGGCGTTTTCCCTTCTTTTTGAGGCTTCGGCAAATGCGGGGGACAAAATGGAACACTGGGTTAAAGCCTCATGTATAATTGCCAGGGCCGCAGGCCGGGACGGAATGATTGCGGGTCAGGTCATTGACATGGAGTCTGAAGGCACGCAGGTTTCTGCCACGAAGCTGAAAACCATGCACAGAAAGAAGACAGGGGCCCTGATTACGGCAAGCGTAATTGTTCCGGCTGTTTTTTTAGGACTTTCGGAGGATAAAATAAAAGCCCTGACCGAATATGCAGAAAATATCGGCATCGCATTCCAGATAAGGGACGATATCCTTGATGTGGAAGGCACAATCGAGGAGCTGGGCAAACCCGTAGGGAGCGATGAAAGGAACAGGAAAACAACCTATGTGTCGCTGTATGGTCTGGACGGGGCAAAGGAAATGCTTCGGGAAGTTACGAGGAAAGCCGTTGAGTCTTTGGATGTGTTTGGGGAAAGAGCATGGTTTCTTAAGGAAATTGCTTATTATATCGCCGAAAGAAGAAATTAG
- the xseB gene encoding exodeoxyribonuclease VII small subunit — translation MELNLSYEEAVKQLEEIVRLLENGDIPLEKSLELFQKGVELSAYCAKKLDETEKKIVKLIDANGECREEPFSPGEEQ, via the coding sequence ATGGAACTGAATTTAAGTTATGAAGAGGCCGTAAAGCAACTGGAGGAAATTGTTAGGCTTTTGGAAAACGGGGATATCCCTCTGGAAAAATCTCTGGAACTCTTCCAGAAGGGCGTTGAGTTATCGGCATATTGCGCCAAAAAGCTTGATGAGACCGAAAAGAAAATTGTAAAACTTATCGATGCTAACGGCGAGTGCAGGGAAGAACCTTTTTCACCGGGGGAAGAACAATGA
- the xseA gene encoding exodeoxyribonuclease VII large subunit yields MQEVITVTQLTRYIKRLFAYDSILSDVCVMGEISNFKLHSSGHMYFTLKDESSVIRCVMFRSQNQMLKFKPKDGMKVIVRGYVSIYEAGGSYQLYPEYMEPAGLGNLYLAFEQLKQKLEKEGLFRPEIKKKIPYLPRSIAVVTSPTGAVIRDIINILFRRFPNAVLKLFPVQVQGEDAARQIAYALDFINRHKAADVIILARGGGSLEELWPFNEEIVAWSIYRSEIPVISAVGHETDFSISDFVADLRAPTPSAAAELVIPEKEMLVKNVMDLRLRLKKAITNRIQCERLKLEQLMKSPSMRHPLDRVNQKKMDLEIIRKNIADAMKRRIEKEKGMLSVLCGKLDVLSPLTVLARGYSITMKNGNIIKSAEQVHNGDKLDIILADGKIKCVAEKMEI; encoded by the coding sequence GAAATCTCAAATTTCAAGCTGCACTCGTCCGGTCACATGTATTTTACGCTTAAGGATGAATCCAGTGTAATCAGATGTGTAATGTTCAGATCGCAAAATCAGATGCTGAAGTTCAAACCCAAAGACGGCATGAAAGTAATAGTCAGAGGATATGTATCAATTTACGAGGCAGGCGGTTCATACCAGCTTTATCCTGAATATATGGAGCCTGCCGGATTGGGGAATTTATACCTTGCCTTTGAGCAACTGAAACAGAAACTTGAAAAAGAAGGTTTGTTCAGGCCGGAAATAAAAAAGAAAATCCCATACCTGCCCCGGAGTATAGCCGTTGTTACTTCTCCTACCGGCGCAGTTATAAGGGATATCATAAATATTCTTTTCAGAAGGTTCCCCAACGCGGTTCTGAAGCTGTTCCCCGTGCAGGTGCAGGGAGAAGATGCGGCAAGGCAGATAGCGTATGCGCTGGATTTTATTAACCGGCACAAAGCAGCAGACGTGATTATCCTGGCACGGGGAGGAGGTTCGCTGGAAGAACTTTGGCCGTTTAATGAGGAGATTGTAGCATGGAGTATCTACAGGTCCGAAATCCCGGTTATTTCAGCAGTGGGGCATGAAACCGACTTTTCCATCTCTGATTTTGTCGCCGATCTCAGGGCGCCAACACCTTCCGCGGCAGCAGAGCTGGTTATTCCTGAAAAGGAAATGCTGGTTAAAAATGTTATGGATTTGAGGCTGCGTTTGAAAAAAGCCATAACCAACAGAATTCAGTGTGAAAGACTGAAACTGGAACAACTGATGAAAAGCCCGTCCATGAGACATCCTCTGGACAGGGTAAATCAGAAAAAAATGGATCTGGAAATTATTAGGAAAAACATTGCTGACGCAATGAAGCGAAGAATTGAAAAGGAAAAGGGAATGCTTTCTGTTTTGTGCGGAAAACTTGACGTGCTTAGCCCGCTTACCGTTCTGGCCAGGGGTTACAGCATTACAATGAAAAACGGTAATATTATAAAATCGGCAGAGCAGGTACATAACGGAGACAAACTGGACATAATTCTTGCTGACGGCAAGATAAAATGCGTGGCCGAAAAAATGGAAATATAA